One window of the Natronomonas marina genome contains the following:
- a CDS encoding Mov34/MPN/PAD-1 family protein, whose product MGLLGSWTPSLFRSSEILGIAEDALEFALEASEDSHPNEYMGQLRGEDATKLGLDREGTVVTDVLIAPGTKSNPVSAEFNPSYMPNDLKSVGSIHSHPNGVLRPSDADLATFSRGDVHIIVGAPYGRTDWQAFDRNGEAFDLEVLDVELPDEAFFDFTQADIDRELR is encoded by the coding sequence ATGGGATTGCTCGGGTCGTGGACGCCGTCGCTGTTCCGGTCCAGCGAGATCCTCGGCATCGCCGAGGACGCCCTCGAGTTCGCGCTGGAGGCCTCGGAGGACTCCCACCCCAACGAGTACATGGGACAGCTTCGGGGCGAGGACGCGACGAAGCTCGGCCTCGACCGCGAGGGGACGGTCGTCACCGACGTTCTCATCGCGCCGGGGACGAAGTCCAACCCCGTCAGCGCGGAGTTCAACCCGAGCTACATGCCGAACGACCTCAAGAGCGTCGGATCGATCCACTCACACCCCAACGGCGTGTTGCGGCCGAGCGACGCCGACCTGGCGACGTTCTCGCGTGGCGACGTCCACATCATCGTCGGAGCGCCCTACGGCCGGACCGACTGGCAGGCCTTCGACCGAAACGGCGAAGCGTTCGACCTCGAGGTGCTGGACGTCGAGTTGCCCGACGAGGCGTTCTTCGACTTCACACAGGCGGACATCGACCGGGAGTTGCGATGA
- a CDS encoding DUF420 domain-containing protein — translation MSTVRGPAFAREHPRALTAVLTVVGYVVVVGTLYGDVGIYPEISEATVDLLAAAITVINALTICSLVAGWYWIRNGEVRKHRAAMTAAFTLILIFLVLYLLKTGGGGRKEIVEGAPLRSFYLGMLGVHIVLSVLSVPLVLYAITLGTTHTPAELRETAHATVGRLAVSAWLVSLVLGVAAYLMLAFFYGPEQIEYVTGVA, via the coding sequence ATGTCGACAGTTCGTGGACCGGCGTTCGCCCGCGAGCACCCCCGGGCGCTGACGGCCGTCCTGACGGTCGTCGGCTACGTCGTCGTCGTGGGGACGCTGTACGGCGACGTGGGTATCTATCCCGAGATCTCGGAAGCGACCGTCGACCTCCTGGCGGCCGCCATCACGGTCATCAACGCGCTGACAATCTGCTCGCTGGTCGCCGGCTGGTACTGGATCCGCAACGGCGAGGTGCGGAAACACCGGGCGGCGATGACGGCGGCGTTCACGCTCATCCTGATCTTCCTCGTGCTCTACCTGCTGAAGACGGGCGGCGGCGGCCGCAAGGAGATAGTCGAGGGCGCGCCGCTGCGGAGCTTCTATCTCGGCATGCTCGGCGTCCACATCGTGCTGTCGGTGCTGTCGGTGCCGCTCGTGCTGTACGCCATCACGCTGGGGACGACCCACACGCCGGCCGAACTCCGGGAGACGGCCCACGCGACGGTCGGTCGCCTCGCCGTCTCGGCGTGGCTCGTCAGCCTCGTCCTCGGCGTCGCCGCCTACCTCATGCTGGCGTTCTTCTACGGCCCCGAACAGATCGAGTACGTCACCGGCGTCGCCTGA
- a CDS encoding FAD synthase, translating to MRRVVAQGTFDILHPGHLHYLEEAASMGDRLHVIVARGANVTHKPAPVVPDDQRREMVAALDPVDEARLGHAEDFFVPVRDIDPDVIVLGHDQHHDEETLSAMLAEEGIECEVARASGREDEGRLLSTGRIIDRVCERRC from the coding sequence ATGAGACGCGTCGTCGCCCAGGGCACGTTCGACATCCTGCACCCCGGCCACCTCCACTACCTCGAGGAGGCGGCCTCGATGGGCGATCGGTTGCACGTCATCGTGGCCCGGGGCGCCAACGTCACCCACAAGCCGGCGCCGGTCGTGCCGGACGACCAGCGCCGGGAGATGGTCGCCGCGCTGGACCCGGTCGACGAGGCCCGGCTCGGGCACGCCGAGGACTTCTTCGTCCCCGTCCGCGACATCGACCCAGACGTCATCGTCCTGGGCCACGACCAGCACCACGACGAGGAGACGCTTTCGGCGATGCTCGCCGAGGAGGGCATCGAGTGCGAGGTGGCTCGCGCCTCCGGCCGGGAGGACGAGGGCCGACTGCTGTCGACGGGCCGTATCATCGACCGCGTCTGCGAGCGGCGCTGCTGA
- a CDS encoding glycosyltransferase family 4 protein produces MRVLNYLELESRLDRSGIGTAARHQRKALADTDVELVTSPWNGGSLGKAAAKRAVGDPLFESYDLAHCNLIGPGSVAVARHAKRNGIPLVLHAHVTREDFAESFRGSTAVAPALGRYLRWFYSQADLVLCPSEYTRATLESYPVEAPIRPVTNGVDLDSLSGFESLREPYRERYDLEGTVVFAVGNVFERKGLTTFCRLATETDHEFAWFGTYDTGPQASETVREWVTDPPENVTFTGWVEDKRGAFAAGDVFCFPAKVENQGLVVLEAMACGKPVVLRDIPVFREFYEDGHDCLLCETRAEFREALNRLAGDSGLRERLGENARETAREHGLDRVADGLRDAYAAARENADTEAATD; encoded by the coding sequence GTGCGCGTCCTGAACTACCTCGAACTCGAATCGCGACTCGACCGCAGCGGCATCGGGACGGCGGCCCGCCACCAGCGGAAGGCGCTGGCCGACACCGACGTCGAACTCGTCACGTCGCCGTGGAACGGCGGGAGTCTCGGCAAGGCGGCCGCAAAGCGGGCCGTCGGCGACCCGCTCTTCGAGTCCTACGACCTGGCTCACTGCAACCTCATCGGCCCGGGTAGCGTCGCGGTCGCCCGCCACGCGAAACGCAACGGGATTCCGCTCGTGTTGCACGCTCACGTCACCCGCGAGGACTTCGCCGAGAGCTTCCGGGGGTCGACGGCGGTCGCGCCCGCCCTCGGTCGGTACCTCCGGTGGTTCTACTCGCAGGCCGACCTCGTACTCTGTCCCAGCGAGTACACCCGCGCGACGCTCGAATCGTACCCCGTCGAGGCGCCGATCCGTCCCGTCACGAACGGCGTCGACCTCGACTCGCTTTCGGGCTTCGAGTCCCTCCGGGAGCCGTACCGCGAACGGTACGACCTCGAGGGGACCGTCGTCTTCGCGGTCGGCAACGTCTTCGAGCGGAAGGGTCTCACCACGTTCTGTCGGCTGGCGACCGAGACCGACCACGAGTTCGCGTGGTTCGGCACCTACGATACGGGACCGCAGGCCTCCGAGACGGTCCGCGAGTGGGTCACGGACCCGCCCGAGAACGTCACATTCACCGGATGGGTCGAGGACAAGCGCGGCGCCTTCGCCGCCGGCGACGTGTTCTGCTTCCCCGCGAAGGTCGAGAATCAGGGCCTGGTCGTCCTGGAGGCCATGGCTTGCGGAAAGCCGGTCGTCCTCCGTGACATCCCGGTCTTCCGGGAGTTCTACGAGGACGGCCACGACTGCCTGCTCTGTGAGACGCGGGCGGAGTTCCGCGAGGCGCTCAACCGGCTGGCCGGTGATTCCGGTCTCCGGGAACGGCTGGGCGAGAACGCCCGCGAGACGGCCCGCGAGCACGGCCTCGACCGGGTCGCCGACGGGTTACGGGACGCCTACGCCGCTGCCCGCGAGAACGCCGATACCGAAGCCGCAACCGATTAA
- a CDS encoding phospholipase D-like domain-containing protein, protein MRSRPHLLALATVALVVLASGAVAPTAATSSGPSDSNATLVAAYPNPVADGDAGEFVVVRFPTATNTTGWTLTDGTSAVELPNRTLSGTVAVTSTPNATAARTDHPVVALDGSLGLANGGERLRLRAGNRTVGSARYRDAPEAELRRFEAGAWRPLGATDRDPVRTSGGEATAFVLPDAPNLTVETLRTADERLLLGGYTLTSRRVTEALVAAHDRGVTVRVLLDGSPVGGMTDRQARQLDRLTEAGVEVRVFAGPYVRYAHHHPKYAVVDDRALVLTENFKPAGTGGMSSRGWGVVLEDAGAADALAALHETDRTARAATPWRTYREGRSFEPAEPALGDYPTRHPPERVSVASTTVLVAPDNAADGVVERFEAAEDRILVQQVSIDSRDNRLLRAALRAADRGVEVRILLSSGWYAEEDNAALSAWLNRRADAEGWDLEARVDEPSGYRKLHSKGVVIDDAALVGSLNWGPTPQTENREVVVALESEEAADYYASVFESDWAETTSRSVPTALVSLAAVAVAVAALVARRIEFGGRDGVVGWQP, encoded by the coding sequence GTGCGGTCCCGACCCCACCTACTCGCCCTCGCCACCGTCGCGCTCGTCGTCCTCGCGAGCGGCGCCGTCGCGCCGACGGCAGCCACCTCCTCCGGGCCGTCCGATTCGAACGCGACGCTGGTCGCCGCCTACCCCAATCCCGTCGCGGACGGCGACGCCGGCGAGTTCGTCGTCGTTCGCTTCCCGACGGCCACGAACACCACCGGCTGGACGCTGACCGACGGGACCTCGGCGGTCGAACTCCCGAACCGGACCCTCTCGGGGACCGTCGCGGTGACGAGCACGCCGAACGCGACCGCGGCGAGGACCGACCATCCGGTCGTGGCTCTCGACGGTAGCTTGGGGCTGGCGAACGGCGGCGAGCGACTGCGGCTCCGGGCCGGCAACCGGACCGTCGGTTCGGCCCGATACCGGGACGCACCGGAGGCGGAACTGCGCCGGTTCGAGGCGGGGGCGTGGCGCCCGCTCGGCGCGACCGACCGCGACCCCGTCCGGACCAGCGGCGGCGAGGCGACGGCGTTCGTCCTGCCAGACGCCCCGAATCTGACCGTCGAGACACTCCGGACGGCCGACGAGCGCCTGCTGCTCGGCGGCTACACGCTCACGTCCCGGCGGGTCACGGAGGCGCTCGTGGCCGCACACGACCGCGGCGTCACCGTCCGGGTCCTGCTCGACGGCTCGCCCGTCGGCGGCATGACCGACCGCCAGGCGCGGCAACTGGACCGCCTGACCGAGGCAGGCGTCGAGGTCCGGGTGTTCGCCGGGCCGTACGTCCGGTACGCCCATCACCACCCGAAGTACGCGGTCGTCGACGACCGGGCGCTCGTGCTGACGGAGAACTTCAAGCCCGCGGGCACGGGCGGTATGTCGAGCCGCGGATGGGGCGTCGTCCTCGAGGACGCCGGGGCAGCCGACGCCCTGGCCGCGCTCCACGAGACCGACCGGACCGCGCGGGCGGCCACGCCCTGGCGGACGTACCGCGAGGGGCGGAGCTTCGAGCCCGCGGAGCCGGCGCTCGGGGACTACCCCACGCGACACCCGCCCGAGCGGGTGTCCGTCGCGTCGACGACGGTGCTGGTGGCGCCGGACAACGCCGCCGACGGCGTCGTCGAGCGGTTCGAGGCCGCCGAGGACCGCATCCTGGTCCAGCAGGTCTCCATCGACAGTCGGGACAACCGCCTCCTCCGGGCGGCGTTGCGGGCCGCCGACCGCGGCGTCGAGGTCCGAATCCTGCTCTCGAGCGGCTGGTACGCCGAGGAGGACAACGCGGCGCTGTCGGCGTGGCTGAACCGTCGGGCCGACGCCGAGGGCTGGGACCTCGAGGCCCGCGTCGACGAGCCGAGCGGCTACCGGAAGCTCCACTCGAAGGGGGTCGTCATCGACGATGCGGCGCTGGTCGGTAGCCTCAACTGGGGCCCGACGCCGCAGACCGAGAACCGCGAGGTGGTCGTCGCCCTCGAGAGCGAGGAAGCGGCCGACTACTACGCGTCGGTGTTCGAATCCGACTGGGCGGAGACGACCTCGCGGTCGGTGCCGACGGCGCTCGTCAGCCTGGCGGCCGTCGCCGTCGCCGTGGCGGCGCTCGTGGCGCGCAGAATCGAGTTCGGCGGCCGCGACGGGGTGGTGGGCTGGCAGCCGTAG
- a CDS encoding HEAT repeat domain-containing protein, with translation MSNGDDESADAPEESADGTDAEDASEVPATAVTAESLGERLDDAEAALENAETEADLDDVEASLDAIASDLEDADLEAPDENEDEEAEDPAEELQTRIDDLREELEAARGPYAEDVQAILDEAAATVRDTRWTEDGEPDVRAAVSTFLDAAEEELDDEFPASGDDLDDHAAVLETVGEATVEAGLDADDDEKTIAALLEAAETLEEAIEDAEEWADLTVVEQLRARGFYDRVTGENRKDFPPELNVVRIAEAENDPERVLMALEKLESDFMQENCIDALRRMAPEEAFEPMHEAAQKRGRPEIEVLGKIGDERAVDTLVEFVDSDNPPLQKVTLRALGEIGSREATQAVADALADDESVVRSQAARALGLIGDTRAIEPLADTLGDGEEETDVRAAAAWALVQIGTERALEAAAEYDDDRAYTVQIEAEKARDAAA, from the coding sequence ATGAGCAACGGGGACGACGAGAGCGCGGACGCGCCCGAGGAGTCGGCGGACGGGACGGACGCCGAGGACGCATCCGAGGTGCCCGCGACGGCGGTGACAGCCGAGTCGCTCGGCGAGCGACTCGACGACGCCGAGGCGGCCCTGGAGAACGCCGAGACCGAGGCCGACCTCGACGACGTCGAGGCCAGCCTGGACGCCATCGCATCCGATCTGGAGGACGCCGACCTCGAGGCGCCCGACGAGAACGAGGACGAAGAAGCCGAGGACCCCGCCGAGGAGCTACAGACACGCATCGACGACCTCCGGGAGGAACTCGAGGCGGCCCGCGGGCCGTACGCCGAGGACGTCCAGGCCATCCTCGATGAGGCCGCGGCGACCGTCCGGGACACCCGCTGGACGGAGGACGGCGAACCCGACGTCCGGGCCGCCGTCTCGACGTTCCTCGACGCCGCCGAGGAGGAACTCGACGACGAGTTCCCCGCGTCGGGCGACGACCTCGACGATCACGCGGCGGTGCTGGAGACGGTCGGCGAGGCGACGGTCGAGGCCGGTCTCGACGCCGACGACGACGAGAAGACCATCGCGGCACTGCTCGAGGCCGCCGAGACGCTCGAAGAGGCCATCGAGGACGCCGAGGAGTGGGCCGACCTGACCGTCGTCGAACAGCTTCGCGCACGGGGCTTCTACGACCGGGTGACCGGCGAGAACCGGAAGGACTTCCCGCCGGAACTCAACGTCGTCCGCATCGCCGAGGCCGAGAACGACCCCGAGCGGGTTCTCATGGCGCTGGAGAAGCTCGAATCGGACTTCATGCAGGAGAACTGCATCGACGCCCTCCGGCGGATGGCCCCCGAGGAGGCCTTCGAGCCGATGCACGAGGCCGCCCAGAAGCGCGGCCGCCCGGAGATCGAGGTGCTGGGCAAGATCGGCGACGAGCGGGCCGTCGACACGCTCGTGGAGTTCGTCGACAGCGACAACCCGCCGCTGCAGAAGGTGACGCTGCGGGCGCTGGGCGAGATCGGGAGCCGGGAGGCCACCCAGGCCGTCGCCGACGCCCTGGCCGACGACGAATCGGTCGTCCGCTCGCAGGCCGCCCGCGCGCTCGGTCTCATCGGTGACACGCGCGCCATCGAGCCGCTGGCCGACACCCTCGGCGACGGCGAGGAGGAGACGGACGTCCGGGCGGCCGCCGCCTGGGCGCTCGTCCAGATCGGCACCGAGCGCGCGCTCGAAGCCGCCGCCGAGTACGACGACGACCGCGCCTACACCGTCCAGATCGAGGCCGAGAAGGCCCGCGACGCCGCCGCCTGA
- a CDS encoding glycosyltransferase, which translates to MQTVAAFTDTYLPTVNGVTYTVRTWRDRWERRGGRMGVVYPGDDDYDPDAREFPVSSVAFPFYPGFRFGLPDVPEAAREMRPDVVHAHTPFTLGLGARRLAREHELPLVVSYHTPAREYAGYISDAFAGAISRVADRYERWFFGQADAVVVPSETAAQGIETAGTPTHVVSNGVDTERFGPADEGHLAAFRERHDLPDGPLVGYTGRHGYEKCLDDLLSATVGLDAGVVLAGDGPARPELQRRAAARDDVRFLGFLDREELPTFYSVLDAFAFPSPVETQGLVALEAIACGTPVVAVDSGALSESVTDGETGYHFQPDDVEGFRASIRRTLEENATLSARCLDARPELSVERSIERLSAVYDDLR; encoded by the coding sequence ATGCAGACCGTCGCGGCCTTCACGGACACCTACCTGCCGACGGTCAACGGCGTGACCTACACGGTCCGGACGTGGCGGGACCGCTGGGAACGCCGCGGGGGTCGGATGGGGGTCGTCTATCCCGGCGACGACGACTACGACCCCGACGCCCGGGAGTTCCCCGTCTCCAGCGTCGCCTTTCCCTTCTACCCGGGATTCCGGTTCGGGCTGCCGGACGTCCCCGAGGCGGCCCGCGAGATGCGCCCCGACGTCGTCCACGCCCACACCCCGTTCACGCTCGGACTCGGCGCACGGCGCCTCGCCCGCGAGCACGAGCTCCCGCTCGTCGTCTCGTATCACACGCCGGCCCGCGAGTACGCCGGCTACATCAGCGACGCCTTCGCGGGTGCCATCAGCCGCGTCGCCGACCGCTACGAGCGGTGGTTCTTCGGGCAGGCCGACGCCGTCGTCGTTCCCTCGGAGACGGCGGCCCAGGGCATCGAAACTGCCGGCACGCCGACGCACGTCGTCTCCAACGGCGTCGACACCGAGCGGTTCGGACCCGCCGACGAGGGGCACCTCGCGGCCTTCCGGGAGCGGCACGACCTTCCCGACGGCCCGCTCGTCGGCTACACCGGTCGGCACGGCTACGAGAAGTGCCTCGACGACCTGCTCTCGGCGACGGTCGGTCTCGACGCCGGCGTCGTCCTCGCCGGCGACGGACCCGCCCGCCCCGAACTGCAGCGGCGGGCGGCCGCCCGCGACGACGTCAGGTTCCTCGGCTTCCTCGACCGCGAGGAACTGCCGACCTTCTACTCGGTGCTGGACGCCTTCGCGTTCCCTAGCCCCGTCGAGACCCAGGGGCTCGTGGCGCTGGAGGCCATCGCCTGCGGGACGCCGGTCGTCGCCGTCGACAGCGGCGCGCTCTCGGAGTCGGTCACCGACGGCGAGACCGGCTATCACTTCCAGCCGGACGACGTCGAGGGCTTCCGGGCGTCGATTCGGCGAACTCTCGAGGAGAACGCGACCCTCTCGGCGCGGTGTCTGGACGCACGACCCGAGTTGAGCGTCGAGCGGTCCATCGAGCGGCTATCGGCCGTCTACGACGACCTCCGGTGA
- a CDS encoding DHH family phosphoesterase: MTQSAAGDAGTATDDGVVYDLGPECTLEDVEEGHRYLATVNGIVEYGVFVDVSENVSGLVHETNLDSDPAVGDDLVVTLAEIRENGDLGFGEAAVDPEEADTADVVHGDEVGVGDLTDRVGDTVHLEGDVVQIKQTAGPTIFSVRDGAGVVPCAAFEEAGVRAYPEIDLDDVVRVTGTVETREDALQIEVDNLVRLRGEAETEVRERVDAALDERAAPEDVEPLIEWPAFEKLHEDLAAVARRLRRSVLEARPIRLRHHADGDGMCASLPVQLALENFVGEVHEDPDAPRHLFKRLPSKAPFYEMEDVTRDLNFALEDRERHGQRLPLLFMVDNGSTEEDVPAYRALDQYDIPILVVDHHHPDPEAVGPLVEEHVNPYLHDEDYRITTGMMCVELARMIDPSITDDLEHVPAVAGLSDRSKADAMDEYLALAEEAGYSEADLQDIGEALDYAAHWLRYNSGGSLIDDVLNVDCDDQTRHAELVEFLSSRARRDVEEQLEDADPHVEHERLDNDAHLYRLDVENHARRFTYPAPGKTTGELHDRKVRETGDPVITIGYGPDFAVLRSDGVRLDIPNMVTELQDEIEGAGVSGGGHLVVGSIKFVPGMRETVVDALVEKMADAELDEELRSTLVRDE; this comes from the coding sequence ATGACTCAGTCCGCTGCCGGCGACGCCGGCACCGCCACCGACGACGGGGTGGTGTACGACCTCGGCCCGGAGTGTACCCTCGAGGACGTCGAGGAGGGCCACCGATATCTCGCCACGGTCAACGGCATCGTCGAGTACGGCGTCTTCGTCGACGTCTCCGAGAACGTCTCCGGGCTCGTCCACGAGACGAACCTCGACAGCGACCCGGCGGTCGGCGACGACCTCGTCGTCACGCTCGCCGAAATCCGTGAGAACGGCGACCTCGGGTTCGGCGAGGCCGCCGTCGATCCCGAGGAGGCCGACACGGCCGACGTCGTCCACGGCGACGAGGTCGGCGTCGGCGACCTCACCGACCGCGTCGGCGACACCGTCCACCTCGAGGGCGACGTCGTCCAGATCAAACAGACCGCCGGCCCGACGATCTTCTCCGTCCGTGACGGCGCCGGCGTCGTCCCCTGTGCCGCTTTCGAGGAGGCCGGCGTCCGGGCCTACCCCGAGATCGACCTCGACGACGTCGTCCGGGTGACCGGCACCGTCGAGACCCGCGAGGACGCCCTCCAGATCGAGGTCGACAACCTCGTCCGACTCCGCGGCGAGGCCGAGACCGAGGTCCGCGAACGAGTCGACGCCGCCCTCGACGAGCGGGCCGCTCCCGAGGACGTCGAACCGCTCATCGAGTGGCCGGCCTTCGAGAAGCTCCACGAGGATCTCGCCGCCGTCGCCCGGCGCCTGCGGCGGTCGGTGCTGGAGGCCCGCCCCATCCGGCTCCGACACCACGCCGACGGCGACGGGATGTGCGCGTCGCTGCCGGTCCAGCTCGCGCTGGAGAACTTCGTCGGCGAGGTCCACGAGGACCCCGACGCGCCCCGCCACCTGTTCAAGCGACTCCCCTCGAAGGCGCCCTTCTACGAGATGGAGGACGTCACCCGCGACCTCAACTTCGCGCTGGAGGACCGCGAGCGGCACGGTCAGCGGCTCCCGCTTCTCTTCATGGTCGACAACGGCTCGACCGAGGAGGACGTCCCGGCGTACCGCGCGCTGGACCAGTACGACATCCCCATCCTCGTCGTCGACCACCACCACCCCGACCCCGAAGCGGTCGGCCCGCTCGTCGAGGAGCACGTCAACCCCTACCTCCACGACGAGGACTACCGCATCACGACCGGCATGATGTGCGTCGAGTTGGCGCGGATGATAGATCCCTCCATCACCGACGACCTAGAACACGTTCCGGCTGTCGCGGGGCTGTCGGACCGCTCGAAGGCCGACGCTATGGACGAGTACCTCGCACTGGCCGAGGAGGCGGGCTACTCCGAGGCCGACCTCCAGGACATCGGCGAGGCGCTGGACTACGCCGCCCACTGGCTCCGCTACAACTCCGGCGGCAGCCTCATCGACGACGTGCTCAACGTCGACTGCGACGACCAGACGCGGCACGCCGAACTCGTCGAGTTCCTCTCCTCGCGGGCCCGCCGCGACGTCGAGGAGCAACTCGAGGACGCCGACCCCCACGTCGAACACGAGCGACTCGACAACGACGCCCACCTGTACCGGCTGGACGTCGAGAACCACGCCCGCCGCTTCACCTACCCCGCGCCGGGCAAGACCACCGGCGAACTCCACGACCGGAAGGTCCGGGAGACGGGCGACCCCGTCATCACCATCGGCTACGGACCCGACTTCGCCGTCCTCCGCTCGGACGGCGTCCGACTGGACATCCCGAACATGGTGACGGAACTGCAGGACGAAATCGAGGGCGCCGGCGTCTCCGGCGGCGGCCACCTCGTCGTCGGCTCCATCAAGTTCGTCCCCGGGATGCGCGAGACGGTCGTCGACGCCCTCGTCGAGAAGATGGCCGACGCCGAACTCGACGAGGAACTGCGGAGCACGCTCGTCCGCGACGAGTAA